A region from the Oncorhynchus keta strain PuntledgeMale-10-30-2019 unplaced genomic scaffold, Oket_V2 Un_contig_29962_pilon_pilon, whole genome shotgun sequence genome encodes:
- the LOC127923511 gene encoding zymogen granule membrane protein 16-like isoform X1, with translation MPHFCRMFLILVVTMFLAGCLALPIKDPYSYSSAVGQGGGTPFASYGEGRITGVRVWETNNNYYYYYYYYNYNSNNYISGFQLRYGNTWSPVFGREGSVKQVMELFNDEAIVEVSGKYNPADYICYLVLTTNMGRTLSTGLPNQISFNFYPTNMGNELRILSGRFNGAGITSIGAHWGLVDMEGAGNSTLQTALETVTPIF, from the exons ATGCCTCACTTTTGCAGAATGTTCTTAATCCTGGTTGTCACAATGTTCTTGGCTGGCTGCTTGGCTTTGC CCATCAAAGACCCGTACTCGTATTCCTCTGCGGTGGGTCAGGGAGGTGGCACCCCATTTGCTTCCTACGGTGAGGGACGCATCACAGGAGTCAGAGTGTGGGAGaccaacaacaactactactactactactactactacaactacaacagCAACAACTACATCAGTGG GTTCCAGCTGAGATACGGCAACACCTGGTCTCCTGTGTTCGGTCGCGAAGGGAGTGTAAAGCAGGTGATGGAGCTGTTTAATGATGAGGCCATCGTTGAGGTGTCTGGGAAGTACAACCCAGCAGACTACATCTGCTACCTGGTGTTAACCACCAACATGGGGCGCACTCTGTCAACCGGCCTGCCCAACCAAATCTCCTTCAACTTCTACCCAACCAACATGGGCAATGAGCTGAGGATCCTCAGCGGTCGCTTCAACGGTGCCGGAATCACCTCCATCGGAGCCCACTGGGGATTGGTGGACATGGAAGGGGCTGGAAACAGTACTCTGCAAACAGCACTGGAAACAGTAACTCCTATTTTTTAG
- the LOC127923511 gene encoding zymogen granule membrane protein 16-like isoform X2 yields MFLILVVTMFLAGCLALPIKDPYSYSSAVGQGGGTPFASYGEGRITGVRVWETNNNYYYYYYYYNYNSNNYISGFQLRYGNTWSPVFGREGSVKQVMELFNDEAIVEVSGKYNPADYICYLVLTTNMGRTLSTGLPNQISFNFYPTNMGNELRILSGRFNGAGITSIGAHWGLVDMEGAGNSTLQTALETVTPIF; encoded by the exons ATGTTCTTAATCCTGGTTGTCACAATGTTCTTGGCTGGCTGCTTGGCTTTGC CCATCAAAGACCCGTACTCGTATTCCTCTGCGGTGGGTCAGGGAGGTGGCACCCCATTTGCTTCCTACGGTGAGGGACGCATCACAGGAGTCAGAGTGTGGGAGaccaacaacaactactactactactactactactacaactacaacagCAACAACTACATCAGTGG GTTCCAGCTGAGATACGGCAACACCTGGTCTCCTGTGTTCGGTCGCGAAGGGAGTGTAAAGCAGGTGATGGAGCTGTTTAATGATGAGGCCATCGTTGAGGTGTCTGGGAAGTACAACCCAGCAGACTACATCTGCTACCTGGTGTTAACCACCAACATGGGGCGCACTCTGTCAACCGGCCTGCCCAACCAAATCTCCTTCAACTTCTACCCAACCAACATGGGCAATGAGCTGAGGATCCTCAGCGGTCGCTTCAACGGTGCCGGAATCACCTCCATCGGAGCCCACTGGGGATTGGTGGACATGGAAGGGGCTGGAAACAGTACTCTGCAAACAGCACTGGAAACAGTAACTCCTATTTTTTAG